aaaaaaaacctaatgttGCCCCCAGACAGTCTACATCCCAGAAATGAAGAAGGCTCTAGAGCCCGAGGCTGGTCTGATGACAGAAGGGCCAGAGGTGGGGAGGCACCAGTCCATGTTAGCTGAACTCCTGGCTCATTGGGACAAAATTTCCCATCATGAAAGAGAAAGTTTCCTCCCAGGCATGAAGCATTTAAACTATAGAAATTCCATCTTTGCAAGTCCTAGAACTTGAAGAAGTGGGAACAACTCTCCCTTCCATGGTAGGGAACGAATGCTGGCTGAAGTGGGTAGAAATACCAAATTTAAAAGGCACTTGTGGGCCTTGCTGTTTGATGTTTTGAAAATGACATCCTCTTGGTTTCAGGGTTTTCTTATGTAAAAAAAATGAGAGGGAATAATCCCTGCTCctgagagaataaaaaaaaaaaactgggatcAAATGGGAAGGAGGCATATAAATGCAGATTATGAAAATCTCAAATCTCCactcaaatgttaaaaaaaataaaagcttctcaTGTTTACGCCCTTAACATTTCTTTAGAAATGAACAAAATCCTTCTGTGAAAATTCCAAAGCAAGATTAGTCAAAgccaaatatatgcaaaaataaaaataggtaaaaatcCCAACTGTGGAAGCTCTTCCTAGAATATGGTCTCAAGAAAGTGTCTGATTCAATATGTCTCGCTCAAAGATGACCAGGCAGGGAAAAATAAAGGCGCACTTACGAATCGTAGTTGTCCCTGAAGCCTTTTGCAAAGGGATTGTGATCAATCTTTAGTTGAGTTATCTAGATAGGGAAAAAAGACAGTCACTGAGTGCGTTCTCTCTCACCCTGGATGGGGCTTTGGGGATGCTGGGGCCTCTGGGGCACTCACATCGGTGTTTTGATAGGCGGTCACAGCAATGAACTGCGTTTCTGAGAAAGTGAAGGTCTGTGTCTTAGAGGGCTCGTTCAGGTCCTCCACGCCATCCTCTGTGACTTCAACAATGTGCAGCCGTGGCTGGTACTTGTGTAAAGACTGTAAGACGATCATCTGCAAATGGCACAGAGAACAGAGCTGCCAAATCTCAAAAGTAAAGTCGATTTTGACCAGTTCTATATTTTGGAACGGAATGTACTTGCTCCTCAGCCCACAGCTAACTTTTTTCTGTTGCCATTTTCGAAGCTTAAAACATGGCCAGAGTATGTGTGTTTCATAAACACTCTTGCCTCTTGGTTTCCTAAGTCGCCAAAAGATTTCAGTGTTTCTGTTCCTAATTGTTCACTCACTGTTATTGAGATCAGAtgggaaaatgacaaaaaaaaaaaagtagaaatgagaaaggtcaaagggaaaaaaatactagAAAGTGGCAACAGGTAGCtgcaaatattataaatacaGTAAAGAGTACagaaactcattagaaaagatattCGCAGCCAGAAGACACCACCTCCTCTGTCACCCTACctgggtgttgttgttgtttgcgcCTTTGTTATTGGTGAGTTTTAACTTCCCAAAGGAAATCTCCTGTCTCATCCAGTGGGATCCAGTATTAGGAGACTCCGGGTGAACATACATTTTGTTGCctaagagaaaatgaaacaaaacacaaaactcaaGCATATATGGCTGTTTGCAAATGGACGGAGGCAAGAGAGAATTTACTACTCATGGGCAAGGTTTAAGACCTAGACTTACAAAGCCTGTCTCTCCTTAGAGGCTTAAGAAGACCAGTGGAGACCAAGCAGTCTCTACCGATTCCCCTCCCAGGGGCCCTGTGCTTCCGGCCTTCCTTGGACAAAGCAAAAATGGAACCAACAGGCAATGCCTCTTGAAGGTCAATTTGCCGGCATCTGAAGCTAGAAGGTCAAGATCTGATGATGGAAGGTGGTTGGATTTTTATGATAAACTCAACCTTGGGGAGGTCTTTTCTCAAGTTAAGATTAAAATGCCAGGAGCCTTGCCCCTATTTAGGGGCAATGACGTTCTCAGAGGTAGGGATGTGGCGGGGCAGGCTAGCTAGGGTCGTGGTTAACATTCTCTACACTAGTCGGCAAGAGGTCTGACTTAGCAGTTCTCTCCCTTAAACATTCAACACAAAGAAACTCCTGCTAACACCTCCAGGCCCCGGATGTGGAGGGAGCGATGCGAGATTTGGTTGTGCGTGGTCTGAGCGCGGGCTCCCGCCGCTCCACCCTGCCCAGGCCTCCTCGCTCCTCACCCTGCATGTTATTGTCCGCTTTTCCGCAGGTCACCCATTTGCCCCCCTGGAAGCGCCAGTGGTTGGGGTCCGCCAGCACCACTTCTACGAACACGTTGTAGTGGGCGGTGGGATTGAGTCCGTTTATGTTGAAGCTCAAAAAAGGAAACATGCGTCTGTGCAAGGGAACAGAACCAGGAGATGTAAATCGCGACGCCCGGGCACAGACCCACGTTCGAGTGCGACACTGGGAAGTCTACAAACAGAATACGGTGGAAAAAGTGGCCCTCCCCACGTACAATATTCTTGAGTTGGCAATTCGCGGGACAATCTCTTTCCCGAAATAGTTTGCCCCAAAATTATTTCCCCAGTGCCCGCGCTTCTGCACCCTTCACTCAAGTTCTCAGCCTTTTCAGATGCTCATTCATTTTCTTACAGGatgtttctatttaaaaatctacttGTTTTACATATACAAGTACCAGGGAATATTAAGTTGCtctcgttaaaaaaaaaaaaaaaaaaaaaagctcaactggTAAGGCTAAAAGTCTCCCTCGGATGCCCCTCTCGCAGCATCCACCCTTCACTTTCCCCAGAATGAACCAGTGCCCGCAGTGGGATTTGGAGCCGAACTTTCTCAGGCCCGGGATCCCAGCCCCGTCGGACTCCAGGGCCGACCGAACCCACTCCCCGGATCAGCCCTCGCTGCCGGCGCTCACGTCCTCGCGCTTGTCCCCCGGATGCGCCCCGTGGAGACCTTGGCGCCTAAAACTGCGGGAGCCCATCTCCAGCGCTCGGGGGAGCCACCCCTCGCGCCTTCTGGCCGGCCTGCAGGGACCCGTGTACAGCTGGGCAGGGGGATCTAGGAAATCCAGCGTTGCCGACATGCCTCAATTTATATttccgccgccgcctcctcagTCTGGGTGAGGATGAGGAGAGCGAAGTGGGGAAGCAGCCTTAGCCTTGGCGCCCTGCACGAAGCGCCGGCGCGCGGACGGGAGGGACACCGGGCTGGAGACGCGGCGTCTCCACTGGTTGCGCAAGGAAATTCACTCTCCCAGCCACGAGCGGAGTGGGCGGGCCGCGGTCCCCCATTCCCGGCCACCCCAGGACCACACAGGCTTTCTTTGCCCCCGCGCCTCCGGGCCCCTCCGCGCTGCGCTCACCTGCCCTGTTTCGTAATGATCATCTCGGTTTGGTGGCGGTGGAATTTGAGCCACAGAGGCCGGTTGCACAGGTAGACGTGGGCGCGGAAGCCGGAGCCGGGAACCCCCAGACCCCCTAGTCCTCCGCAGGTACCTGCGGCTGCCGCCCCTGGGTACGGCCCGTAGAGCGGAGGCCCCTGGCCGTACTGATAGGCGCCCGGGCCGCctccaccgccgccgccgcccgcgccgccgCTCGCGCCGGCTCCCGTGCCGAACTGCGCCCTCCCGGGTGGGCACACGGCCGCGGGGAAGCCGCCGGGGGGCAGCATGGAGCCGTAGGGGTAGCGCGCCCCGTTGGGAGCCGGGTACACAGACCCGGGGGGCGCCCCGGCCGCCGCCTGGTACGGGAAGAGCGAGCAGGGCGCCGCCAACTCCGAGCCCTGAGGCCCGGGGGACTGGAGGTAGTAGCGCTCCGAGCTCAGGCTGTCCATGGAGTAGCGCGCGCTGGCCGCGGCGGCGGCCGCAGCGGCCGCGGCGGCCGAGGGCAGCTCCTCCTCCCCGCAGGGGGAGCCCTTGCGGCCGTCCGGGGGCCCCGGCTTGGCCACGGCCGCGGCGCTGGCAAAGGCGTCCCCGGCGTCGGCGTCACTGAGCATGGCTGCGGGGGCGCCCGCGCCGGCGGCTGCGGGTTCCCCGCTCCCCGCCTCGCACGAGAGGCTGCCCGAGAACTTCTTGGGCGCTTTGTCTAAGTCCAGCCTCTGAGGCGAGGGGGCCGCTCCCGGGAGGTGGCCGGCGctcccgccgccgcctcctcgcgCCCCCTCCAGCGGGTAGAAGTGCGCGCCGGGCAGGTTCACAGAGCTCACCAAGAGCTGCTCCCCTAACTGCATGCTTTGCAGAGCGCAGACTGCAGCTGGCTGCTTCCTCTCCGGCCGCGACCTGATTATAAAGGCAGGATGGGGGAGCCAGCGCCCTCTTCCGAGGGGAAGGTAACTTCCCCTTCCTCCCGTGCCGGGTTACCCACCTGGCGACACGCGGGCCGCTAAGGCGCGCGCAGTTGCGCGCCGCAAACCCAGAGCCCTTTCCGAAAGGAAAGCGCACGGAGTTTGAAGGCAAGAGGCGAAAGCTGACCGGGAAGCGGTCTGCTTTTCCTTCCCGGCCCCTTCTGCCTCTCTGGACCTGTACGCTCCTGGCCCGCACACACAGGAAGAGGTCTTagatctctctccccatccaccACCAGAGCTAGCCTTTCTGCCCTTCTCTACTGACAGACTGTCGGTCAGGTTGACCACTTGGAAACTTGCAGGCTGTCATTGGCTGCTTTATATATGTGAGGCCAGGGAGTGGCTTCGCGGCCCCACAGCCTCGGGACCCTCTGATTGGCTGGTGGAGGTGACACTAATTCAATTAGGCATTTACTTTTTGGATCAAGTTTCCTGCGACTTTATTTTCCTATCCTttagcctgatttttttttttttttttttttttttttttttgagattctgTCCTGCTATGAGAATCAGTCCTGGTGTCCGTATTTCGCTGGAGTTTAGGGTCTCCGTAGCGTGGTCCACTCTTGGCACAGAAGTAGAGACAGCGTTCcgagtgggggtgagggggcgggCGCAGGTTTTTGGAGGCAGGAGGTAGAAATGCTCTGCCTGATGGCCTGCAGGGAGGCGCCGGTCCCTGAGAGTGAGGATCTGGGGCGAGTTGGAGGGAGACCGGAGAGAAGTCTCTTTCCTCGTCCGGGGCTGtaacttcaggcacactttccacccccaccccccgcccctacCCCAGGGGTACTCTGGCTTTCAACACGCAGGAACCACTTTTTGTTCGCTCCTACCCTTTTACCCAATGGGAAGGGTTTGCTGAGAGGAACTTTGGGCTTTGGGGATTCCGGGGACGGCGAGAGCGCACTGCTGTCCTTCAGGACTGAAGCCATCAGCTTATGAATTAGAAGCCCGGGTGGGGTGGGGTATTGGGAACTACCCTCATCCCCACGCTCACGTCTGCTTTCAGGAGGCAGTCACTTTTACGCCCCACAATTGAAAATCCACTCTCAGTTTCCCTGAATCCCAGATCCCACCCCCTCCCATCTTCAGTTGGACCTGACGCCGGGAAACAAAGGTCCTCAAGCAGCCCCGCGGTTAAGATTCCCCGCGCCTCTCCTCTGCAGCGCAACACAGAAGGTGGAATAATTAGTGAAATAAGCAGTTTGATATTGAATTAAACCCTTTTGCCCAGCTGCCTGTTTCTCCCGCTGCGTTTCTGAAGACAGCAGAGCAAGACGCTGCTGTCCTATTGCTTATCAATACAGAAGGTGTGGGGCGCGTTTCGTTGCGGATAAGAAGCCTGAATGTTTGCTGTTAATAGATAATTATAGACGCTTTTAGTCGCTTTGGGAGCCCGTTTTCCGGCTGAGAGGTCGGAACTCTGCTTCCCGAACCGAACGCGATCACACGGGAAACTCTTCTCCCGCAACTCTAGGCGGTGGCAGGATTCGTTGAGCGCGCACAAGCCGGTGCAGAGCGGCTCGAAGCGTTCCAACTTCGATTCCAACCACAGCAGCGTAGACACTGGTACCTCTGGGTTAGAGAGCGAGGCGGTCCTTAACGCACTCGGACGCTCCAGGGCGGTTACCAATTCTCCGCGGCAGTGGAAACCCGGAGCTTGCGAAGGTTTCCAGGGTCAAGGCCCAGCCAGGGCGGGGGAGGGAGCCAGTTAAGCGAGTGGGCCGGGGCTGGGGTCCCGCAGGTCGCGGCACCGAAGCCCCCAGGTCCTTGGAACGCCGGTCTGGAGCGCGCTCAGCCCAGCGCCTCCCTCACGTCGTCCCGCTGGTTTCATGCGGGCTCTCGGTGGCTCTCTGCTTCGATCACCACCCCGTCCACTCCTACCTCCccggcttttgttttcttttgatccATAGAGGTCCTGGAGAATTGCAGTTTTCAagtatttttgtgctttttagaCTTCCAGATACTCAACGTGGAGGTTCCGTGAGACAGGCTTGAGAGCATGAAAAGAAAGGGCAGCTTGGCAGGGGAGCCCGGGCTGGGGGATCTTGTTACCGCTCAAGGCTCTTCCACATCAGCCTTGACCTGAGCTGCAAGATGTCTGAGGGAAAAGGCAGGGGTGAGGTCAAATCTCACGTGTTGCGTTTTTTCTCTTGGAGACAGAGTGGCTCGAGTCAGGTCGCAGCTTTGCGCCCGAACTCAGCGAGACAGCGGGCCTCGGGGTCCCTTCGAATCGTTTTCGAGGCGGCTAGGGAAGCTCTGCGCGTGGCTAAGCGCCACTGTAGGCAACAGGCTTCGCTCCGACCCACTCTGGCGCAAGTAACGCGAGCCAGCTGTCCCCCGCGCCACATCAGAAAGGCTTGATTTTATTCCAGCCCCAGAGCATGCTCTTGAAAGCGCGTGGGTTCATTCGAGTGCTACTTAATTATGAAATATACACACGGTACGTGTAATCAGGATTAGTGTTGATTCTTGGGGCAGGAAATTGCAGTTTATATCTCCCCACCTTCCCAACAGGGCTATTCTTTTGCCCAAACCTGAACACATTTTACAGGAGGAGAAACAAAGAGAAGTTCAAAGAGAACCAAAATTCCGACTCCAGGAAACCGTTCTGGGGCCCAGATTTTTGGAACATGGAAAATACACCCAtcatttatattacatttataaaaatatatattacaaattCCTTTTGAACATAATGAAAAGCACTGTTTCAactaaagatgatttttttttctgactgcatAGAGATAAAGAAATCTCATTTACTGTTTTTTCTGTATTAATTAAtgactactattattattacatatggAATATATTAGTCTACATGCCTGGAAAGTTATAGATGAGCAAATCTGTCGTTGATTTCCTACATGAAATAGGCTTTCCTTCTGCTGGCTCAGTTTTACTGATAACCAGGGAAAGAGGTATAAAAGTTATTTTCACGCGTCCCAGTCGCACCTTAAAATGTAAAGCTCTCTTTGCCAGAAacaggaacagaaaagaaagctaaAGCAGCGGCTTCAGTGAACAAGTCAGGCAGCACCCTCCTTAGACCGAGTGGGCAAATAAGACAGCCTTCTAGCCTGCTTGCTGTTTGATTTCAATGACACCCCAAGCTTCATGAAATCCAAATGAGACATTTATTGAAAGGTGCCTGGTTTTATGTGACTCAACTGACAGTGTAGGGAATGCATTGAACAAAAACATCAACACTAGGGAGGAAGTGTGGAGAGCCCGTGGAACCCGGGACCCAAGTGCTGGCTGGATTAACTCAAATCTTGCACCTTTCAGCCTGAGGTGCAAGGAGCAGGACCCTCTGAAAGCTGCAAGGAAGCCAAGGTTAAGCCAGTGAGTGTGCCTATTAAAGAGCGCATGCTGTGTTGTCTTGAGCATTAATACCAGCTTCCTGCTACCATCTCAAATTGATAACACAAAGTTATTGCCAACCTGACCAGGATAccttttcctccctttctcccccttAAAGGTAACCAGTCTCAGTGTATTCACCTTTTAAAGGCAAAACTGATAAGTATTTGGCTGTAACATGACTATTACATGTCACCAGATACATAcccagatacatacacacacatgtgaatAAATTACAAGGGTGAGTTACAGATGAGTGCAGTGAGATATAGtttacccccccacacacacaaccaaGGGGGCCCATATAAATGTCCCaataaattctattattttcaccCCCACTAAAAATGTGTTATCAAAACACTGTCCGTGTTATTCAAACACTTTGTAAATTCTGAGCAGACTTGCTGCCGGTTCTCCTTTTAACCCTAGGAAAACATTCCAACGTTAACCGGTCACCGGTGCTTCGCCTTGACTCTGGGCAAACGTCAATGGGTTTTTTGTGGTGAGTTGGTTCTTTTACTATTTATCTATGGCCTTTTCTTTGTTGATGTTGCATTTTATTTCGCCATCTCAGGTTCACTCTTTGGCCCTTTGTTCTCTGATGGCCAGATCCCCACCTCCACTGGGCTTTCCCAGGGGGGAGGGGGCTTCCATCACGGGAAGGCTGTTCATGTTtagattttttggtttttttaaagagaagtccCATAAGATAACACATTTTGGCAAGGACAAGTAGTGTTGATTTTGCTGAGAACAGCAAGATCCCCCACCAACACAGTTTCGCTTACTATAAGAATTTGATTCGCTGTCCCTCTGAAATAGACTGATCGCTTTCTTTGAAAGAAATACACAAAGGTGTGAGGCAGAGGGTTACATTAAACCCACTGTACTTTTCAAACAAAACCaaccaaaatttaaattattttctttaaactacTTTCTTTAGCTAttaattcatgtatttttattgcaAAGGGCAAGTGTAGTTCACTGCTAACATACAAGGAGATGGGGAAACGGGATGAAAGTTAAGAAACATACCAAAAGTTGcttatttcaaaaaataagtgATCTTAAACACTGGATCAAGAATCTTCtttatgaaactttttttttttaactgcaagtGAACTCTGGACTTAATTGCTGTtcaatcatcaccaccatcatgttTATGGAAGTACGTAGATTCATGTAAGTAACAAGAAAAGCAAGGCAACATGAGGCAAAATAAAGTGGAATGCTCTCAAAAATAAAGTATGGGAATGCTTGGCTAATCACTGCTACATTAAAATATGAGTTATACAGGGCTTCCCCTGTCTTGCTTACTTCTGCACCTTGAAAGGCCTGACTCTTAGTAGGTGCTCATCTCTTGATTGAAAGGAAGGGGTTACTGAATCTGTAAGACTAGAACAGACAAAATAGCCCAAGGACAGTGTCTGGTCTCAGACTTTATAGCCAAGAAGATGACAGTGAAAGgttttttcctaaaagaaaaagaaaacacagatctTCCTAAATTAATGGCATTTTCATCTTTTTAGGGctgtttctagatttttaaggatgttttacattttttattagaCCATTCCTAATCCAGAGTTCTTCCATTATTGCAAAGCTTCCCCTGTGCATGTTAATATGGACATTCTtccacagaaaaacagaaaagcgAATGTCAGAATTGCAGGGCATCTGTTAATGGGAACAACCACCATGCAGTCACTGAAAATATGACCCTGAACAGGACTCACTCACAGAGCACCAACAGGGATGCAGAACCGATGGAATTTAACGTTCCAACAGAAGGCGCCTCTAGGAGGCAGGTGTGGCAGGATGTCTCCACAACAGGTGGGCAGAGTGGAATCTTGTTGACCAGGGCTTCCCGGTGACGGGCAGCTGGAATGTCCCCTCCAGGCTGGACTagagaaaggggaagaggggAAGTCTGGGCTGGAGAGTTCCCGCCAGAAGTATAAAGCCCTTAAGATAACCAAGGAAGGAgagtgagagggaaggaggagggaaagtGGACTGGAAGGAGAAAACCAAAAGAGCTGTCCTTAAACCTGTCTTTTCAGATCCCTAAGAGAAAAGCAGAAGGCTGTATGCAGAATCTTCTGGGTTTGTGACTCCACCTTTCACTAGCTTGTTGGTTCTGGGCAAACTCCTTAAAGTCTCTGTCTGTTCCCACATGTGATGACTACAGACAGAAAGGAAAGCGTTAGCACAGCACCCGGCACACAGGAAAACCTCCCATCACACGTAGGCTAAGCTCAGTTTTTGCCCTGGACCCTGAAGATTCAGGACCACTAATCTTTCTCCTCCAGAGATACCCAGTCTGATGGGGGAGCAGGCCGGCATCAAACCCTTCCAAAAGGACAATGTGAGCCAGAAGTAGGAAGCATGGGTGGCTCAGTTCAGAGCCTGCGAGGTGAGGCCCCAGTCTTCCCATCCGCTCCTCCCCGGCTCCCCAGAAGCCGGGGCGGCCCAGCGCTGTCCGGGAGCCCGGCCTGGAAGGCGCACTTCAAAAGGAGGCAGCGGGCGCCTGGCCCCCTTGCGCCTTCCGCCCCCTCCCCCTGGGGTCCCCATTAGCATCTGTTTTTCCCAGGCCTCCCGCCCGCCTGCCCCCCGCCGGGATTTTGCCTTTCTGGCGgattagaaaatatttagctCAGGTTTTGTACTCCACCTACTCGGTTAAACGCCCGACGAGGAAGGAGTTAATAATAGTCGGAAGCCTCCCAGCGGGGCACTCTGAACTGGAAGTCCTGAAAAAGACGCCATCTGCGGCCTCAAGTTGAGAGGACAATATCAACCCAGGAGGGCGGCCTGGAAGAGGTTCTCAAGCCCGGGTCGACCTGGGCTGCTTAACCGCCCCGCAGGTTCAGGGGGCCCATGGAAGCGCTTCCCGCTACAGATTCTGGGGGTCCAGAGGAAAGGAGTCTCTAGGGGGAGCAAAGAGGAGCTGGGATCTCTTCTCCACCCAGCTGGGGTTCGACTTTTCCAGAATAAAGTTGATCCTCGATCCCATAGCCAAAGGAGGGAAACAACGGAAGAAGCAGCGAGCAGCCAGACTCTCTGCTTTTAAACTCAGCACCCTAAAAAACTATCATCCCATTGTACAGAAGAGTAAAGTGACGCTTGGAGAGGTGAAGGCTGTTGTCTAAAGGCACAAGGTTAAAAACAGTAGCCTGGGAACTGGGATCCAGAAGGTCTGGGCTGCGGGGCTCCCGTGGAGGGGTTTAAGTACGTGCGAATGGGGGTGGGGTGCCCCTTGTTTTCTTTGAGCGGGGAGGCTGAGGTGCCCACTAGGATGGAGACCCCGTGTGGCTTCGGAGGAAGCGACTGGCCGGCGTTCGGTGCCCATCTGTGGCCGCTGGAGCTTGCCAATGAATCTCTTTTTAACTCCAGCCTAAATCCCAATCCTGGGTTCGAGTTGGTCCTTCTTGCTTGGGGTGACCATAGCAGGGGTGCGTTGCTCTCTGCAAGCAAGGGCTGGGCCAAATCCTGGGCACACAGTACCCCCATGTAAACCCCCACCATCGCACAGACTTAGGTactttatcattcccattttacagagaagaaaatcgAGGCCGGGAGAGACAAAGTAAACTTGCCCCTGGGCGTGCAACTTGAGTAGCAGGTCCGGGCAACCCCGGGAGCTGGGGAGACGGCGCTCTTTCCCTGAAACTCTGAAACCTTGAATAGAAAACTGGGATCTCCCGGCATCGAGTGGCAATGGGCACGGGGAAGCAAGGCCAAGTCTTGACGCCCTGCCCTCCCTGTCTCCTCTTCTCTTGG
This genomic stretch from Muntiacus reevesi chromosome 4, mMunRee1.1, whole genome shotgun sequence harbors:
- the EOMES gene encoding eomesodermin homolog isoform X1 — encoded protein: MQLGEQLLVSSVNLPGAHFYPLEGARGGGGGSAGHLPGAAPSPQRLDLDKAPKKFSGSLSCEAGSGEPAAAGAGAPAAMLSDADAGDAFASAAAVAKPGPPDGRKGSPCGEEELPSAAAAAAAAAAASARYSMDSLSSERYYLQSPGPQGSELAAPCSLFPYQAAAGAPPGSVYPAPNGARYPYGSMLPPGGFPAAVCPPGRAQFGTGAGASGGAGGGGGGGGPGAYQYGQGPPLYGPYPGAAAAGTCGGLGGLGVPGSGFRAHVYLCNRPLWLKFHRHQTEMIITKQGRRMFPFLSFNINGLNPTAHYNVFVEVVLADPNHWRFQGGKWVTCGKADNNMQGNKMYVHPESPNTGSHWMRQEISFGKLKLTNNKGANNNNTQMIVLQSLHKYQPRLHIVEVTEDGVEDLNEPSKTQTFTFSETQFIAVTAYQNTDITQLKIDHNPFAKGFRDNYDSMYTASENDRLTPSPTDSPRSHQIVPGGRYGVQSFFPEPFVNTLPQARYYNGERTVPQTNGLLSPQQSEEVANPPQRWLVTPVQQPGTNKIDIGSYESEYSSSTLLPYGIKSLPLQTSHALGYYPDPAFPAMAGWGGRGSYQRKMAAGLPWTSRTSPPGFSEDQLSKEKVKEEIGSSWIETPPSIKSLDSNDSGVYTSACKRRRLSPSTSSNENSPSIKCEDINAEEYSKDTSKGMGGYYAFYTTP
- the EOMES gene encoding eomesodermin homolog isoform X2, with the translated sequence MQLGEQLLVSSVNLPGAHFYPLEGARGGGGGSAGHLPGAAPSPQRLDLDKAPKKFSGSLSCEAGSGEPAAAGAGAPAAMLSDADAGDAFASAAAVAKPGPPDGRKGSPCGEEELPSAAAAAAAAAAASARYSMDSLSSERYYLQSPGPQGSELAAPCSLFPYQAAAGAPPGSVYPAPNGARYPYGSMLPPGGFPAAVCPPGRAQFGTGAGASGGAGGGGGGGGPGAYQYGQGPPLYGPYPGAAAAGTCGGLGGLGVPGSGFRAHVYLCNRPLWLKFHRHQTEMIITKQGRRMFPFLSFNINGLNPTAHYNVFVEVVLADPNHWRFQGGKWVTCGKADNNMQGNKMYVHPESPNTGSHWMRQEISFGKLKLTNNKGANNNNTQMIVLQSLHKYQPRLHIVEVTEDGVEDLNEPSKTQTFTFSETQFIAVTAYQNTDITQLKIDHNPFAKGFRDNYDSSHQIVPGGRYGVQSFFPEPFVNTLPQARYYNGERTVPQTNGLLSPQQSEEVANPPQRWLVTPVQQPGTNKIDIGSYESEYSSSTLLPYGIKSLPLQTSHALGYYPDPAFPAMAGWGGRGSYQRKMAAGLPWTSRTSPPGFSEDQLSKEKVKEEIGSSWIETPPSIKSLDSNDSGVYTSACKRRRLSPSTSSNENSPSIKCEDINAEEYSKDTSKGMGGYYAFYTTP